In the genome of Streptococcus mitis, one region contains:
- a CDS encoding C4-dicarboxylate ABC transporter yields the protein MKKLPLVFSGCLLGLAGAGNLVLDMLPVLSHILSLSGLILWVYFLILHLFNWKETKQELTKPPLLSGMATFPMAGMILSTYVFRVFPHLPLVAHGLWWFSFLLDLALIAAFTVKFACPGRRVHATPSWTVLYVGIAVAALTYPLVGIIEIAYATLSFGFVLTFYLYPLIYSDLKQHPLPVALLGQEGIYCAPFSLLLASLVRVGGASLPTWLLIAMILASQSFFFFVLTRLPNILKQGFQPAFSALTFPTIITATSLKMAQGILKLPFLDYLVLAETVICLTILFFVLGVYLIWLRKKV from the coding sequence ATGAAAAAACTCCCCTTAGTATTTTCTGGTTGTTTGTTAGGTTTGGCAGGAGCTGGGAATCTCGTTTTAGATATGTTGCCAGTTCTGTCACATATACTGAGTTTGTCAGGTTTGATTTTGTGGGTTTACTTTTTAATTCTGCATCTGTTTAATTGGAAAGAAACCAAGCAAGAATTGACCAAGCCTCCTCTTTTGTCAGGAATGGCCACTTTTCCTATGGCTGGAATGATTTTATCGACCTATGTCTTTCGCGTTTTTCCTCATCTTCCTCTGGTAGCGCATGGGCTCTGGTGGTTTTCATTTCTCTTGGATTTGGCCTTGATTGCTGCTTTTACCGTCAAATTTGCTTGTCCGGGTCGGAGGGTTCATGCGACTCCTAGCTGGACGGTTCTCTATGTGGGGATAGCAGTGGCTGCCTTGACTTATCCTCTGGTAGGCATTATCGAGATTGCCTATGCGACCTTGAGTTTTGGTTTTGTCTTGACCTTCTATCTCTATCCCCTTATTTATAGTGATTTAAAGCAACATCCACTACCAGTAGCCTTGCTTGGGCAAGAAGGAATCTACTGTGCTCCTTTCTCTCTGCTCTTGGCTTCCCTGGTTCGAGTTGGAGGAGCCAGCCTACCGACTTGGCTCTTGATTGCCATGATTTTGGCTTCTCAATCCTTCTTTTTCTTTGTTTTAACTCGCCTGCCCAATATTTTAAAACAAGGCTTTCAACCAGCCTTCTCAGCCCTCACCTTCCCAACCATTATCACGGCTACCTCGCTCAAGATGGCTCAGGGAATCTTGAAACTTCCATTTCTGGATTATCTGGTATTGGCTGAAACTGTTATATGCCTAACTATTTTATTCTTTGTATTAGGCGTTTACTTGATTTGGTTACGAAAAAAGGTCTAG
- a CDS encoding alkylhydroperoxidase, whose protein sequence is MTTFTIHTVESAPAEVKEVLETVQKDNNGYIPNLIGLLANAPTALEAYRTVGAINRRNSLTPVEREVVQITAAVTNGCAFCVAGHTAFSIKQIQMNDDLLQALRNRTPIETDPKLDTLAKFTLAVINTKGRVGDEALAEFLEAGYSQQNALDVVLGVSLASLCNYANNLANTPINPELQPYA, encoded by the coding sequence ATGACAACATTTACAATCCATACAGTAGAATCAGCACCAGCAGAAGTAAAAGAAGTTCTTGAAACGGTGCAAAAAGATAACAATGGCTATATTCCCAACCTAATCGGTCTCTTGGCAAATGCCCCAACTGCCTTAGAAGCTTACAGAACTGTCGGAGCTATCAACCGTCGCAATAGCCTGACACCTGTTGAGCGCGAAGTGGTGCAAATCACGGCAGCCGTAACTAATGGTTGTGCCTTCTGCGTCGCAGGTCACACAGCTTTTTCCATCAAACAAATCCAGATGAATGATGACCTGCTTCAAGCCCTTCGCAATCGTACTCCGATTGAAACAGATCCCAAATTGGACACCCTAGCTAAGTTTACCTTGGCAGTTATCAATACCAAGGGGCGTGTAGGAGATGAAGCCTTAGCTGAGTTTTTAGAAGCTGGCTACAGCCAACAAAATGCCTTGGATGTGGTTCTTGGTGTCAGCCTAGCAAGCCTCTGTAACTATGCTAACAATCTAGCCAATACCCCAATTAACCCAGAATTGCAACCTTATGCTTAA
- a CDS encoding sodium:alanine symporter: MLELLKSIDAFAWGPPLLILLVGTGIYLTARLGLLQVLRLSKAFQLIFTKDKGHGDVSSFAALCTALAATVGTGNIIGVATAIKVGGPGALFWMWMAAFFGMATKYAEGLLAIKYRTKDDHGAVAGGPMHYILLGMGEKWRPLAIFFAIAGVLVALLGIGTFTQVNSITESIQNTTAISPAITALILSVFVAIAVFGGLKSISKVSTTVVPFMAIIYILGTLTVIFFNIGKLPATIALILTSAFSPVAAVGGFAGASIRMAIQNGVARGVFSNESGLGSAPIAAAAAKTNEPVEQGLISMTGTFIDTLIICTLTGLTILVTGVWSGDLNGVALTQSAFSTVFSHFGPALLTIFLVLFAFTTILGWNYYGERCFEFLFGVRFIWLYRVVFVLMVLLGGFIELDMVWIIADIVNALMALPNLIALLVLSPVVIAETKKYFDK, translated from the coding sequence ATGTTAGAATTGCTTAAATCAATCGATGCTTTTGCTTGGGGACCTCCCCTCTTGATTTTATTGGTCGGAACAGGGATTTACCTCACTGCTCGTCTAGGACTCTTGCAAGTTTTGCGTCTGTCCAAAGCCTTCCAGCTTATTTTTACCAAGGACAAGGGGCATGGGGATGTATCCAGTTTTGCGGCACTATGCACAGCTCTAGCAGCCACAGTTGGTACGGGAAATATTATCGGGGTGGCAACGGCTATCAAGGTTGGTGGCCCAGGAGCCCTTTTTTGGATGTGGATGGCCGCTTTCTTTGGCATGGCTACCAAGTATGCGGAAGGACTCTTGGCAATCAAATACCGCACTAAGGACGACCATGGTGCAGTAGCGGGAGGACCAATGCATTATATCCTTCTAGGGATGGGAGAAAAGTGGCGACCACTTGCTATCTTCTTTGCTATCGCAGGTGTCTTAGTAGCTTTGTTGGGAATCGGAACCTTCACCCAAGTCAACTCGATTACAGAGTCTATCCAAAATACAACGGCTATTTCTCCAGCCATCACAGCTCTTATTTTGTCTGTATTTGTAGCGATTGCAGTCTTTGGTGGACTCAAGTCCATCTCTAAGGTTTCAACTACCGTTGTTCCTTTTATGGCTATCATCTATATTCTAGGAACTCTTACAGTTATTTTCTTTAATATCGGGAAACTCCCAGCTACAATCGCTTTAATATTGACATCAGCCTTTAGTCCTGTTGCTGCGGTAGGTGGATTTGCTGGTGCTAGCATTCGGATGGCTATCCAAAATGGTGTGGCGCGTGGTGTCTTCTCAAACGAATCTGGTCTAGGTTCTGCTCCCATTGCAGCTGCTGCGGCTAAGACAAATGAACCAGTAGAGCAAGGCTTGATTTCCATGACAGGAACCTTTATTGATACCCTCATCATCTGTACTCTGACTGGTTTGACCATCTTGGTGACTGGAGTTTGGAGTGGTGACTTAAATGGGGTTGCCTTGACTCAGTCAGCCTTTTCAACAGTCTTTTCACACTTTGGGCCTGCCCTCTTGACCATTTTCCTTGTACTCTTTGCCTTTACAACGATTCTAGGTTGGAACTACTATGGAGAACGCTGTTTCGAGTTCCTCTTTGGTGTTCGTTTCATCTGGCTCTACCGTGTGGTCTTTGTGCTCATGGTCTTGTTGGGAGGATTTATCGAGTTGGATATGGTTTGGATTATCGCAGATATCGTCAATGCCTTGATGGCTCTGCCAAACTTGATTGCCCTCTTAGTTTTATCACCAGTCGTCATTGCTGAGACTAAAAAGTATTTTGATAAATAA
- a CDS encoding DNA mismatch repair protein MutS, producing MNKKILETLEFNKVKALFEPHLLTEQGLEQLRQLAPTAKADKIKQAFAEMKEMQVLFVEQPHFTILATKEIAGVCKRLEMGADLNIEEFLLLKRVLLSSRELQSFYANLENVSLEELALWFEKLHDFPQLQGNLQAFNDAGFIENFASEELARIRRKIHDSESQVRDVLQNLLKQKAQMLTEGIVASRNGRQVLPVKNTYRNKIAGVVHDISASGNTIYIEPREVVKLSEEIASLRADERYEMLRILQEISERVRPHAAEIANDAWIIGHLDLIRAKVRFIQEKQAVVPQLSENQEIQLLHVCHPLVKNAVANDVHFGQDLTAIVITGPNTGGKTIMLKTLGLTQVMAQSGLPILADKGSRVGIFEEIFADIGDEQSIEQSLSTFSSHMTNIVDILGKVNQHSLLLLDELGAGTDPQEGAALAMAILEDLRLRQVKTMATTHYPELKAYGIETTFVQNASMEFDTATLRPTYRFMQGVPGRSNAFEIAKRLGLSEVIVGDASQQVDQDNDVNRIIEQLEEQTLESRKRLDNIREVEQENLKMNRALKKLYNELNREKETELNKAREQAAEIVDMALSESDQILKNLHSKSQLKPHEIIEAKAKLKKLAPEKVDLSKNKVLQKAKKKRAPKVGDDIVVLSYGQRGTLTSQLKDGRWEAQVGLIKMTLEEKEFDLVQAQQEKQVKKKQVNVVKRTSGRGPQARLDLRGKRYEEAMNELDAFIDQALLNNMAQVDIIHGIGTGVIREGVTKYLQRNKHVKSFGYAPQNAGGSGATIVTFKG from the coding sequence ATGAACAAGAAAATATTAGAAACATTAGAGTTCAATAAGGTCAAGGCCTTGTTTGAACCTCATTTGTTGACAGAGCAGGGCTTGGAGCAATTGAGACAGCTGGCTCCGACTGCCAAAGCAGATAAAATCAAACAGGCTTTTGCTGAGATGAAGGAAATGCAGGTTCTCTTTGTCGAGCAACCGCATTTTACCATTCTCGCAACTAAGGAAATTGCAGGAGTCTGCAAGCGTTTGGAGATGGGTGCAGACCTCAATATTGAGGAGTTCCTACTCTTGAAGCGCGTGCTTCTTTCTAGCCGAGAGCTGCAAAGTTTTTATGCCAATCTGGAAAATGTCAGCTTGGAAGAATTAGCCCTTTGGTTTGAGAAATTACATGATTTTCCGCAATTACAAGGAAATCTTCAGGCCTTTAATGATGCAGGCTTCATTGAAAATTTCGCCAGTGAAGAATTGGCGCGAATCCGTCGAAAAATCCATGACAGCGAGAGTCAGGTACGAGATGTTTTACAGAACTTGCTCAAGCAAAAAGCGCAGATGTTGACGGAAGGGATTGTTGCTAGCAGAAATGGCCGTCAAGTTTTACCGGTCAAAAATACCTATCGTAACAAGATTGCAGGTGTCGTGCATGATATTTCTGCTAGTGGAAATACCATCTATATCGAACCCCGTGAGGTGGTCAAACTAAGCGAAGAAATTGCTAGTCTGCGAGCAGATGAGCGCTATGAAATGCTTCGAATACTCCAAGAAATTTCTGAGCGTGTTCGCCCTCATGCGGCTGAGATCGCCAACGACGCTTGGATTATCGGTCATTTGGACTTAATTCGTGCCAAGGTTCGCTTTATCCAAGAGAAGCAAGCAGTCGTTCCCCAGCTGTCAGAAAATCAAGAGATTCAACTGCTCCATGTCTGCCATCCTTTGGTCAAAAATGCCGTTGCAAATGATGTCCATTTTGGTCAAGATTTAACAGCCATTGTCATTACAGGTCCCAATACAGGTGGTAAGACCATCATGCTCAAAACCCTAGGCTTGACGCAGGTTATGGCCCAGTCTGGTTTGCCGATTTTAGCAGACAAGGGAAGTCGTGTTGGTATTTTTGAAGAAATCTTTGCCGATATTGGCGATGAGCAGTCTATTGAGCAGAGCTTGTCTACCTTCTCTAGCCACATGACCAATATTGTGGATATTCTTGGCAAGGTCAATCAACATTCGCTCTTGCTCTTGGATGAGTTGGGGGCTGGTACAGATCCCCAAGAGGGAGCTGCCCTTGCCATGGCTATTCTGGAAGACCTTCGCCTGCGTCAAGTCAAAACCATGGCGACCACCCACTATCCAGAACTCAAGGCCTACGGTATTGAGACAACCTTTGTGCAAAATGCTAGCATGGAGTTTGATACTGCAACTTTACGCCCGACCTATCGCTTTATGCAGGGAGTTCCTGGCCGAAGCAATGCCTTTGAAATTGCTAAACGTCTAGGACTATCTGAAGTTATCGTAGGGGATGCCAGTCAGCAGGTCGATCAGGACAATGATGTCAATCGGATTATTGAGCAACTGGAAGAGCAGACGCTGGAAAGCCGTAAACGTTTGGATAATATCCGTGAGGTGGAGCAAGAAAATCTCAAGATGAACCGTGCTCTCAAAAAACTTTACAATGAGTTAAATCGTGAAAAGGAAACCGAGCTTAACAAGGCGCGTGAACAAGCTGCTGAGATTGTAGACATGGCTCTCAGTGAAAGTGACCAGATTCTCAAGAATCTCCACAGCAAATCCCAACTTAAACCCCACGAAATCATTGAAGCCAAGGCCAAGTTGAAAAAATTGGCTCCTGAAAAAGTAGATTTGTCTAAAAACAAGGTCCTTCAAAAGGCCAAGAAAAAACGAGCTCCAAAGGTGGGAGATGATATCGTGGTTCTCAGTTATGGTCAGCGTGGTACCTTGACCAGTCAACTTAAGGATGGTCGCTGGGAAGCCCAAGTTGGCTTAATTAAGATGACCTTAGAAGAGAAAGAATTTGACCTCGTTCAAGCCCAGCAAGAAAAGCAAGTCAAGAAGAAACAAGTCAATGTCGTAAAACGAACTTCTGGTCGTGGCCCACAAGCCAGACTGGATCTTCGAGGCAAGCGCTATGAAGAAGCTATGAACGAGCTAGATGCCTTTATCGACCAAGCTTTGCTTAACAATATGGCTCAAGTTGATATCATCCATGGTATCGGAACAGGTGTTATCCGTGAAGGTGTTACCAAATACCTACAAAGAAACAAGCATGTCAAGAGTTTTGGCTATGCCCCACAAAATGCTGGAGGTAGCGGGGCAACTATTGTGACTTTTAAAGGATAG
- a CDS encoding colicin V production protein → MISLLLLLVLAWGFYIGYRRGLLLQVYYLISAMASAFMAGQFYKGLGEQFHLLLPYANPQEGQGTFFFPSDQLFQLDKVFYAGIGYLLVFGIVYSIGRLLGLLLHLLPSKKLGGKLFQVSAGILSMLVTLFVLQMALTILATIPMAAIQNPLEKSIVAKHIIQSIPVTTSWLKQIWVTNLIG, encoded by the coding sequence ATGATTTCACTCCTTCTTCTATTGGTTTTGGCTTGGGGATTTTATATCGGCTATCGGAGAGGCCTGCTCTTACAGGTTTATTACCTGATTTCAGCCATGGCATCGGCTTTTATGGCTGGTCAGTTTTACAAGGGGCTGGGAGAGCAATTCCATTTATTGCTTCCTTATGCAAATCCGCAGGAAGGTCAGGGAACCTTCTTCTTCCCATCGGATCAACTTTTCCAGTTGGATAAGGTCTTTTATGCTGGTATCGGCTACTTGCTTGTATTTGGGATTGTCTATAGCATCGGTCGTTTACTTGGTCTCTTGTTACACTTACTTCCTAGTAAAAAACTGGGTGGCAAGTTGTTCCAAGTTTCAGCAGGTATCTTGTCCATGTTGGTGACCTTATTTGTCTTGCAAATGGCCTTGACCATCTTGGCGACCATTCCCATGGCAGCTATACAAAATCCTCTTGAAAAGAGTATCGTCGCAAAACACATCATCCAGAGCATACCAGTAACAACTAGTTGGCTTAAACAAATCTGGGTGACAAATTTAATCGGATAA
- a CDS encoding ribonuclease HIII, which translates to MASITLTPSEKEIQAFLEHYQTSLAPSKNPYIRYFLRLPQATVSIYTSGKVLLQGEGAEKYASFFGYQLAEEIIGQNLPLIGTDEVGNGSYFGGLAVVASFVTPDQHDFLRKLGVGDSKTLTDQKIRQIAPILKKKIQHQALLLSPSKYNEVIGDRYNAVSVKVALHNQAIYLLLQKGVQPEKIVIDAFTSAKNYDKYLAQEANRFSNPISLEEKAEGKYLAVAVSSIIARDLFLENLENLGRELGYQLPSGAGTASDKVASQILQAYGIQGLNFCAKLHFKNTEKAKKHLER; encoded by the coding sequence ATGGCAAGTATAACACTCACACCAAGCGAAAAGGAGATCCAGGCTTTCCTTGAACACTATCAAACCAGTCTGGCTCCTAGTAAGAATCCCTATATCCGCTATTTTTTGAGACTGCCTCAGGCAACGGTTTCTATCTATACTTCTGGAAAGGTCTTACTTCAGGGTGAAGGGGCTGAGAAATACGCCAGTTTCTTTGGCTATCAGCTTGCAGAGGAAATCATCGGACAAAATCTTCCTTTGATTGGGACAGATGAGGTAGGAAATGGTTCCTACTTTGGTGGACTTGCAGTTGTGGCTTCCTTTGTCACACCTGACCAGCATGATTTCTTACGAAAACTCGGTGTGGGGGATTCCAAGACTCTGACCGACCAAAAGATCCGTCAGATTGCTCCTATTCTCAAGAAAAAAATCCAGCACCAGGCACTGCTTCTCTCACCAAGCAAGTACAACGAAGTCATTGGAGACCGCTACAATGCTGTTTCGGTTAAGGTTGCCCTCCATAATCAGGCTATCTATCTCCTCCTTCAAAAAGGTGTTCAGCCTGAGAAAATTGTGATTGATGCCTTTACCAGTGCTAAAAATTATGACAAATACTTGGCACAAGAGGCCAATCGTTTCAGCAATCCTATCAGCTTAGAAGAAAAGGCTGAGGGCAAATACTTGGCTGTAGCAGTTTCTTCTATCATTGCGCGTGATCTCTTTCTGGAAAATCTTGAAAATCTAGGACGAGAACTGGGCTATCAGCTTCCAAGTGGAGCTGGAACAGCTTCTGACAAGGTGGCTAGCCAGATTTTGCAGGCCTACGGTATACAGGGACTCAACTTCTGCGCCAAACTGCACTTTAAAAATACTGAAAAAGCGAAAAAACACTTAGAAAGGTAA
- a CDS encoding S26 family signal peptidase, which translates to MNSFKNFLKEWGLFLLILSLLALSRIFFWSNVRVEGHSMDPTLADGEILFVVKHLPIDRFDIVVAHEEDGNKDIVKRVIGMPGDTIRYENDKLYINDKETDEPYLADYIKRFKDDKLQSTYSGKGFEGNKGTFFRSIAQKAQAFTVDVNYNTNFSFTVPEGEYLLLGDDRLVSSDSRHVGTFKAKDITGEAKFRFWPITRIGTF; encoded by the coding sequence ATGAATTCATTTAAAAATTTCTTAAAAGAGTGGGGATTATTCCTCCTGATTCTGTCATTATTAGCTTTAAGCCGTATCTTTTTCTGGAGTAATGTCCGCGTAGAAGGACATTCCATGGATCCTACCCTAGCGGATGGTGAAATCCTCTTTGTTGTCAAACACCTCCCTATTGACCGTTTTGATATCGTGGTGGCTCATGAGGAAGATGGCAATAAGGACATCGTCAAGCGCGTGATTGGAATGCCTGGCGACACCATCCGTTACGAAAACGATAAACTTTATATCAATGATAAAGAGACGGACGAGCCTTACCTAGCAGACTACATCAAACGTTTCAAGGATGATAAACTCCAAAGCACCTACTCAGGCAAGGGATTTGAAGGAAATAAAGGAACTTTCTTTAGAAGTATCGCTCAAAAAGCTCAAGCCTTCACAGTTGATGTCAACTACAATACCAACTTCAGCTTTACTGTTCCAGAAGGAGAATACCTTCTCCTCGGAGATGACCGCTTGGTTTCGAGCGACAGCCGCCATGTAGGTACCTTTAAAGCAAAAGATATTACAGGGGAAGCTAAATTCCGCTTCTGGCCAATCACCCGTATCGGAACATTTTAA